Proteins found in one Subtercola endophyticus genomic segment:
- the glyA gene encoding serine hydroxymethyltransferase produces MTINAPAAATSSLPSTFNDSLSSVDPEIAAVLQQELGRQRNTLEMIASENFVPRAVLQAQGSVLTNKYAEGYPGRRYYGGCEFVDIAEDLARDRAKALFGAEHANVQPHAGAQANAAALMALATIGDTILGQELSHGGHLTHGMKLNFSGKNYNATAYGVDPQTYRVDMDVVRAKAIEYRPTVLIAGWSAYPRQLDFAAFRSIADEVGAKLWVDMAHFAGLVAAGLHPSPVPFADVVTSTVHKTLAGPRSGVVLSKAEYAKKVDSAVFPGQQGGPLMHVIAAKATAFKLAGEPEFKDRMQRTIDGSKIVAERLMAADSVAAGVSVLTGGTDVHLVLVDLRNAPIDGKQAEDILHEVGITVNRNSIPFDPRPPMVTSGLRIGTAALATRGFGDAEFTEVADIIAQALKPSPDVEALRARVVKLTDGYPLYDGLENW; encoded by the coding sequence GTGACCATCAACGCCCCGGCCGCCGCTACCAGCTCGCTGCCCTCGACCTTCAACGATTCGCTCTCGAGTGTCGACCCCGAGATCGCCGCCGTGCTGCAGCAAGAGCTCGGCCGTCAGCGCAACACCCTCGAGATGATCGCGAGCGAGAACTTCGTGCCGCGCGCGGTGCTGCAGGCGCAGGGCTCGGTGCTCACGAACAAGTACGCCGAGGGTTACCCGGGCCGCCGCTACTATGGCGGCTGCGAGTTCGTCGACATCGCCGAAGACCTCGCCCGCGACCGCGCAAAGGCGCTGTTCGGCGCCGAGCACGCCAACGTGCAGCCGCACGCCGGCGCGCAGGCGAACGCCGCCGCGCTCATGGCTCTGGCGACCATCGGCGACACCATTCTCGGCCAAGAGCTCTCGCACGGCGGTCACCTCACCCACGGCATGAAGCTCAACTTCTCGGGCAAGAACTACAACGCCACCGCCTACGGTGTCGACCCCCAGACCTACCGCGTCGACATGGATGTCGTGCGCGCCAAAGCCATCGAGTACCGGCCGACCGTGCTCATCGCGGGCTGGTCGGCCTACCCCCGCCAGCTCGACTTCGCGGCCTTCCGTTCCATCGCCGACGAGGTGGGCGCAAAGCTCTGGGTGGACATGGCGCACTTCGCCGGTCTTGTTGCGGCAGGTCTGCACCCGTCGCCCGTTCCGTTCGCCGACGTGGTGACCTCCACCGTTCACAAGACGCTCGCCGGCCCGCGCAGCGGTGTCGTGCTGAGCAAGGCCGAGTACGCGAAGAAGGTCGACTCGGCCGTGTTCCCCGGCCAGCAGGGTGGCCCGCTGATGCACGTGATCGCCGCCAAGGCCACGGCGTTCAAGCTCGCCGGCGAACCCGAGTTCAAAGACCGGATGCAGCGCACCATCGACGGCTCGAAGATCGTCGCCGAGCGCTTGATGGCCGCCGACTCGGTGGCAGCCGGCGTCAGCGTGCTGACGGGTGGCACCGACGTGCACCTGGTGCTCGTCGACCTGCGCAACGCCCCGATCGACGGCAAGCAGGCCGAAGACATTCTGCACGAGGTCGGCATCACCGTGAACCGCAACTCGATTCCGTTCGACCCGCGCCCGCCCATGGTCACCTCCGGCCTGCGCATCGGTACTGCGGCGCTCGCGACCCGCGGTTTCGGTGACGCCGAGTTCACCGAGGTCGCCGACATCATCGCGCAGGCGCTCAAGCCCTCACCCGATGTCGAGGCGCTGCGAGCCCGCGTGGTGAAGCTCACCGACGGTTACCCGCTCTACGACGGCCTCGAGAACTGGTAA
- a CDS encoding aldose 1-epimerase family protein: MAEAVTGQQFTLRYASAEHPQAAESTAIVTELAASLRQLVLEGVESVETHSAGVLPPMGAGIVLVPWPNRIADARWILDGKPQQLDITEPATGNAIHGLLRNTAYLLTDSAENSVTLSATVFPQHGYPFLLDTSVQYLLDDSGLTVTHRLHNRGTAAAPVAVGAHPYLRVGDVPIEDLVLTVDAGTQFEVDARAIPTAEVSLDGSAFDLRAGRPIGGLAIDHGYGSVGFTDGIAVHSVTAPDGSGTELWGDESFAFVQVYTPHNFPRESGPGYAVAIEPMTAPANAFNTGEGLRWLEPGETFTASWGIRHRSA; this comes from the coding sequence GTGGCAGAAGCCGTCACCGGGCAGCAGTTCACGCTGCGGTATGCCTCCGCCGAGCATCCGCAGGCCGCCGAATCGACCGCCATCGTCACCGAACTGGCCGCGTCCCTTCGCCAGCTGGTGCTCGAGGGCGTCGAATCGGTCGAAACGCACTCGGCGGGGGTTCTGCCCCCCATGGGCGCCGGAATCGTGCTCGTGCCCTGGCCCAACAGAATCGCGGATGCCCGCTGGATTCTCGACGGAAAGCCCCAGCAACTCGACATCACCGAACCGGCGACGGGCAACGCGATTCACGGGCTGCTGCGCAACACGGCCTACCTGCTCACCGACTCGGCCGAGAACTCGGTGACGCTCAGTGCCACGGTGTTTCCGCAGCACGGTTACCCGTTTCTGCTCGACACGAGTGTGCAGTACCTGCTCGACGACAGCGGACTCACGGTGACGCACCGACTGCACAACCGAGGCACCGCAGCCGCCCCGGTGGCGGTCGGAGCGCATCCGTATCTGCGGGTCGGTGACGTGCCCATCGAAGACCTCGTGCTGACGGTCGACGCCGGTACGCAGTTCGAAGTGGATGCCCGGGCGATTCCCACCGCCGAAGTCAGCCTCGACGGGTCGGCCTTCGACCTGCGGGCAGGGCGCCCCATCGGCGGTCTCGCCATCGACCACGGATACGGCTCGGTCGGCTTCACTGACGGCATCGCGGTGCACTCGGTGACCGCCCCTGACGGTTCGGGCACCGAACTGTGGGGCGACGAGAGCTTCGCTTTTGTACAGGTGTATACGCCGCACAACTTTCCCCGCGAGTCGGGGCCGGGTTACGCGGTGGCGATCGAGCCGATGACGGCGCCCGCAAATGCGTTCAACACGGGGGAGGGCCTTCGCTGGCTCGAGCCCGGTGAGACGTTCACGGCGAGCTGGGGCATTCGGCACCGCTCGGCGTAG
- a CDS encoding glutathione peroxidase, which translates to MTSTLYDIEFQTAEGETTTLDAYRDKVVLVVNVASKCGLTPQYADLQELQRSYADRGFSVVGFPCNQFNGQEPGTDAEIQEFCSTTFGVDFPVFSKIEVNGEGRHPLYSELAEAQDAAGEAGDVQWNFEKFLIAPGGTVVSRLRPRTAPSDPEFVALIEENLPA; encoded by the coding sequence ATGACGTCGACGCTGTATGACATTGAATTCCAGACCGCCGAGGGTGAAACAACCACCCTCGACGCCTATCGCGACAAGGTGGTGCTGGTCGTGAACGTGGCATCGAAGTGCGGCCTCACGCCGCAGTACGCCGACCTGCAAGAACTGCAGCGCAGCTACGCCGACCGCGGTTTCAGCGTCGTCGGTTTTCCGTGCAATCAGTTCAATGGGCAGGAGCCGGGCACCGACGCCGAGATTCAGGAGTTCTGCTCCACGACCTTCGGCGTCGACTTTCCGGTCTTCTCGAAGATCGAGGTCAACGGCGAGGGCCGGCACCCGCTGTATTCCGAGCTCGCCGAGGCTCAGGATGCCGCGGGCGAGGCCGGTGACGTGCAGTGGAACTTCGAGAAGTTCTTGATTGCGCCCGGGGGAACGGTCGTCTCCCGGCTGCGGCCCCGCACCGCCCCGAGCGACCCGGAGTTCGTTGCTCTGATCGAAGAGAATCTACCCGCCTGA
- a CDS encoding MFS transporter, with protein MSKWGAVIILGLAQFVMVLDSTVMNVSISTVVKDLDTSVAAMQGAITFYTLTMAAMMLLGAKLGDIWGRRRAFVIGAIVYALGSLITGLAPNIVMLFLGWSVIEGLGAVLVIPAIAALVANNYQGRDRVTAYAIIGAISGGAVAAGPLIGGFVTTYFSWRYVFFGEVAIMVVVLLLCRRVTDSSVPQKIRVDVLSVLLSALGLVAVVFGMLQSKTWGWILPNHPPEIGGNPVEPLGLSLVPYFIVGGAALLWLFIVRQRYLVRTNRPPLVHVSMFSIAQLRAGLSVLAAQYAITAAIFFMIPVYLQMTLGLDALSTGLKIFPLSISLIVFSIVGTRLTAIWSPRRIVRLGQIILIGASLFLLSSVSLDLKSVPFAVGMFFAGAALGLLASQLGNVNMSAVTEEQTSEVGGLQGVFQNLGSSLGTALIGSVLIGSLASGFLGAVSSSDLPSTVKSQVSDSTQSGVEIVPVTTVTAIAEKAGVTSAQAAQVESLYGDSQVSALRLSFFVLTVIAIVSLLFSKNIPTQLVGGEGGGRSKRRRPETATT; from the coding sequence ATGAGTAAGTGGGGCGCTGTCATCATTCTGGGTTTGGCGCAGTTCGTCATGGTGCTCGACAGCACCGTGATGAACGTGTCGATCTCGACGGTCGTGAAAGATCTCGACACGTCGGTCGCGGCCATGCAGGGTGCCATCACGTTCTACACCCTCACCATGGCCGCGATGATGCTGCTCGGCGCGAAGCTCGGCGACATCTGGGGTCGCCGCCGCGCCTTCGTCATCGGTGCGATCGTGTACGCGCTCGGATCGCTGATCACGGGGCTGGCGCCCAACATCGTGATGCTCTTTCTCGGCTGGTCGGTCATCGAGGGTTTGGGCGCGGTATTGGTCATCCCGGCCATCGCCGCGCTTGTCGCCAACAACTACCAGGGCCGTGATCGCGTCACCGCGTATGCAATCATCGGTGCCATCTCCGGTGGCGCCGTGGCTGCCGGGCCGCTGATCGGTGGATTCGTCACCACCTACTTCAGCTGGCGATACGTCTTCTTCGGCGAAGTGGCCATCATGGTCGTGGTGCTGCTGCTGTGCCGGCGCGTCACCGACAGCAGCGTGCCGCAGAAAATCCGAGTGGATGTTCTGAGCGTTCTGCTCTCGGCGCTCGGCCTCGTGGCGGTCGTCTTCGGAATGCTGCAGAGCAAGACGTGGGGCTGGATTCTGCCGAACCACCCGCCCGAGATCGGCGGAAACCCGGTCGAGCCGCTCGGGTTGTCGCTCGTTCCCTACTTCATCGTGGGCGGCGCGGCGTTGCTGTGGCTCTTCATTGTGCGCCAGCGGTACCTTGTGCGAACGAACCGGCCGCCACTGGTGCACGTCTCGATGTTCTCGATCGCGCAGCTTCGAGCGGGACTCTCGGTGCTTGCTGCGCAGTACGCCATCACCGCGGCCATCTTCTTCATGATTCCGGTCTACCTGCAGATGACGCTCGGGCTCGACGCGCTGAGCACTGGGCTGAAGATCTTTCCGCTCTCGATTTCGCTCATCGTGTTCTCGATTGTCGGAACCCGGCTGACGGCGATCTGGTCACCGCGCCGCATCGTGCGACTCGGTCAGATCATCTTGATCGGGGCGTCGCTCTTCTTGCTCTCGTCGGTGTCGCTCGACCTCAAATCGGTGCCGTTCGCCGTGGGGATGTTCTTCGCCGGCGCCGCCCTCGGCCTGCTGGCTTCGCAGCTGGGCAACGTGAACATGTCGGCGGTCACCGAAGAGCAGACCAGCGAGGTCGGCGGCCTGCAGGGAGTGTTTCAGAACCTCGGTTCGTCACTCGGAACCGCGCTGATCGGCTCGGTGCTGATCGGGTCGCTGGCCTCGGGATTTCTGGGTGCCGTCAGCTCGAGCGACCTGCCCAGCACGGTGAAGTCGCAGGTCAGCGACAGCACTCAATCGGGCGTGGAGATCGTGCCGGTGACGACGGTGACGGCCATCGCCGAAAAGGCTGGTGTGACGAGTGCTCAGGCCGCTCAAGTGGAATCGCTGTACGGCGACTCTCAAGTGTCGGCGCTGCGGCTGTCGTTTTTCGTGCTCACCGTGATCGCCATCGTCTCGCTGTTGTTCTCGAAGAACATTCCGACCCAGTTGGTCGGGGGAGAAGGCGGTGGCCGCTCGAAACGGCGCCGACCTGAAACCGCGACGACCTGA
- a CDS encoding DUF3892 domain-containing protein, with protein sequence MTVRRVTATRKSANGYVTHFGCEDQPGVLISAADAILDIEVGGCTYVVSWPTRRATVLHAVDAGGGYLRADLDDSPRNNLLDLPDC encoded by the coding sequence ATGACTGTTCGTCGTGTCACAGCAACTCGAAAAAGCGCAAACGGGTACGTCACCCACTTCGGCTGCGAAGACCAGCCCGGAGTGCTGATCTCGGCGGCCGACGCCATTCTCGACATCGAGGTGGGCGGATGCACGTATGTGGTGTCGTGGCCCACCCGCCGCGCCACCGTACTGCACGCCGTCGACGCGGGCGGCGGCTATCTGCGAGCCGACCTCGACGACAGCCCGCGCAACAATCTGCTCGACCTGCCGGACTGCTGA
- a CDS encoding SDR family oxidoreductase, whose product MPGERVLVTGGTGFIAARCIVQLLEAGYRVRTTVRDASREPAVRALAAAADVTGAAAGADRLEIVEAHLLSNSGWPEAVADCRYVLHVASPFPLTSPTNENDLVVPARQGALRVLRASRDAGVERVVLTSSFAAVGYGRADPGRPYTEDDWSDLSATSTGEVTPYMKSKTLAERAAWAFMSKEGGALELAVVNPVAVFGPLLGPKLSSSVALVLSLLRGDVPAVPHMFTSAVDVRDVADLHLRAMTHPDARGERFLAVTGSPLSYLQLAHLLRSRLGETASRVPKRQLPDWMVSLMAPFTPQLEEIRPLLGLSKPASNAKAKRMLGWAPRPNIEAILASAESLVELGLVPRRP is encoded by the coding sequence ATGCCCGGTGAACGAGTGCTGGTGACCGGAGGCACGGGGTTCATTGCCGCGCGCTGTATTGTGCAGCTGCTGGAGGCCGGGTACCGGGTTCGCACCACCGTTCGCGACGCGTCTCGCGAGCCGGCGGTGCGTGCGCTGGCGGCCGCGGCCGACGTGACGGGCGCCGCCGCCGGCGCCGACCGGCTCGAGATAGTCGAAGCGCACCTTCTGTCGAACTCGGGCTGGCCCGAAGCCGTCGCCGACTGCCGCTACGTGCTGCACGTGGCATCACCGTTTCCGCTCACCTCGCCCACGAACGAAAACGATCTTGTGGTTCCGGCCCGGCAGGGTGCTCTGCGTGTACTGCGGGCCTCGCGAGACGCCGGAGTCGAACGCGTGGTACTGACCTCCTCGTTCGCCGCCGTGGGGTACGGGCGAGCCGATCCGGGCCGCCCCTACACCGAAGACGACTGGAGCGATCTGAGCGCAACGTCGACGGGCGAGGTTACGCCCTACATGAAGTCGAAGACGCTCGCCGAGCGCGCGGCCTGGGCTTTCATGTCGAAAGAGGGCGGTGCGCTCGAACTGGCGGTTGTGAATCCGGTCGCCGTCTTCGGCCCACTGCTGGGGCCGAAGCTCTCGAGCTCGGTCGCCCTCGTGCTGAGCCTGCTGCGCGGCGACGTGCCTGCGGTTCCGCACATGTTCACCTCTGCCGTCGATGTGCGCGACGTCGCCGATCTGCATCTGCGGGCCATGACGCATCCGGATGCCCGGGGCGAACGATTTCTCGCCGTGACCGGTTCGCCGCTCAGCTATCTGCAGCTCGCGCACCTGCTTCGTTCGAGGCTGGGTGAAACGGCTTCTCGCGTGCCGAAGCGGCAGTTGCCCGATTGGATGGTGTCGCTCATGGCCCCGTTCACCCCGCAGCTCGAAGAAATCCGCCCGCTGCTCGGTTTGTCGAAGCCCGCAAGCAACGCCAAGGCGAAACGGATGCTCGGCTGGGCGCCGCGCCCGAACATCGAGGCCATTCTCGCTTCGGCCGAGAGTCTCGTCGAGCTCGGTCTCGTTCCGCGCAGGCCCTGA
- a CDS encoding quinone oxidoreductase family protein: MHAAVVNTFGQPPRYQEFAEPVPASADEELVTVIASGLHPRVRSQAAGSHYTSTDELPLIPGIDGVARRADGSLAYFILPDTLYGALAEKTVIDARRSVALPTDADPLLLAAAMNPAMSSWVALKNRISFEPGQSVLILGATGSAGQLAIQVAKHLGASTVIAAGRGEARLASLPALGADITIDIAAAPDVVAAELEAKAANVDVVLDYLWGAPAEAAILPLVRGRDDRARLLSWVQIGAVAGESIALPSAVLRQANVHFLGSGQGSASARGILATLPSLVEQIVAGAFTLTVVARPLSEVEAVWAEPTTATQRLVLTP, translated from the coding sequence ATGCACGCCGCAGTCGTGAACACCTTCGGTCAGCCACCGCGGTACCAAGAGTTCGCCGAACCGGTGCCGGCGAGTGCAGACGAAGAGCTGGTCACGGTCATCGCATCGGGGCTGCATCCGCGAGTGCGCTCTCAGGCGGCGGGGTCGCACTACACGTCGACAGACGAGCTTCCGCTCATTCCGGGCATCGACGGGGTGGCGCGGCGGGCAGACGGATCACTGGCCTATTTCATCCTGCCCGACACGCTGTACGGCGCCCTGGCCGAGAAGACGGTGATCGACGCGCGGCGCAGCGTCGCCCTGCCGACGGATGCCGACCCGCTGCTGCTCGCGGCTGCGATGAACCCCGCCATGTCGTCGTGGGTCGCGCTGAAGAACAGAATCTCGTTCGAGCCCGGCCAATCCGTGCTGATTCTCGGGGCCACCGGATCAGCCGGCCAGCTCGCGATTCAGGTCGCCAAGCACCTCGGGGCGAGCACCGTGATCGCGGCGGGGCGTGGCGAGGCGCGGCTCGCTTCATTGCCGGCGCTCGGTGCCGATATCACCATCGACATCGCTGCCGCGCCCGACGTGGTCGCCGCAGAGCTCGAGGCGAAAGCGGCGAACGTCGACGTCGTGCTCGACTACCTGTGGGGTGCGCCGGCCGAGGCGGCCATCCTGCCGCTGGTGCGCGGGCGCGACGATCGCGCCCGCCTGCTCTCGTGGGTGCAGATCGGGGCGGTTGCGGGAGAATCGATCGCCCTGCCGTCAGCCGTCTTGCGCCAGGCGAACGTGCACTTTCTCGGCAGCGGGCAGGGTTCGGCGAGCGCGCGCGGAATTCTCGCCACGCTCCCCTCGCTGGTCGAGCAGATCGTCGCAGGCGCGTTCACCCTCACCGTCGTGGCGAGGCCGCTCTCCGAAGTCGAGGCGGTCTGGGCCGAGCCCACAACCGCGACGCAACGCCTCGTACTCACGCCCTGA
- a CDS encoding MarR family winged helix-turn-helix transcriptional regulator — MPAPVTSPTVDALVQLSFAVHLALTRIAGQFDLSVTQLRLLGILRDRTPSMAAIADFLELDRSSISGLVDRAERRGLVARRASTVDARVILVEATPEGLAVGAQIAQGVSSALEQLIGDATPADIDAVVRLAASLQARADRDMT, encoded by the coding sequence ATGCCAGCACCGGTCACCTCGCCCACGGTCGACGCCCTCGTGCAGTTGAGTTTCGCCGTGCATCTCGCTCTCACCCGCATCGCAGGGCAGTTCGACCTCTCGGTCACCCAACTCCGTCTGCTCGGAATTCTGCGCGATCGCACCCCGAGCATGGCGGCCATCGCCGACTTTCTCGAGCTCGATCGTTCGTCGATCTCGGGCCTCGTCGACCGTGCCGAACGCCGAGGCCTCGTGGCGCGGCGTGCGTCGACAGTGGATGCCCGGGTCATCCTCGTCGAAGCGACACCCGAGGGCCTGGCGGTCGGTGCGCAGATCGCTCAGGGCGTCTCATCGGCGCTCGAGCAGCTGATCGGCGACGCCACCCCCGCCGACATCGACGCCGTGGTGCGCCTCGCGGCCTCCCTTCAGGCCCGCGCCGACCGCGACATGACCTGA
- a CDS encoding GNAT family N-acetyltransferase, translating into MPKAESYSWVDAAPEHVTALQHFICADPPKAAYGGSREKYHPRPWELEVQSGLRDLRLPLPDSERLVIALDSAHEVAGAVRLSFDVTGEQMMILAIATRHDLQRQGIATRALEIAVDIIERTRVAYELNCDIWAKIHRENLRSQKVFAAAGFEWIESVDESGLDYWAKLFVAPDPLGRKVAGV; encoded by the coding sequence GTGCCGAAGGCTGAGTCGTATAGCTGGGTAGACGCCGCGCCCGAACACGTCACTGCTCTGCAACACTTCATTTGTGCCGATCCGCCGAAGGCCGCTTACGGTGGCTCACGCGAAAAGTACCACCCTCGTCCCTGGGAACTCGAAGTGCAGTCTGGTCTACGCGACCTGCGGCTTCCGCTGCCCGACAGTGAGCGATTGGTCATCGCACTCGACAGCGCGCATGAGGTCGCCGGAGCAGTGCGCCTGTCGTTCGATGTCACTGGCGAGCAGATGATGATCCTGGCAATAGCGACGCGCCACGATCTTCAGCGGCAAGGCATCGCGACAAGGGCACTGGAAATCGCCGTGGACATCATCGAACGCACCAGGGTCGCGTATGAGTTAAATTGCGATATCTGGGCCAAAATCCATCGTGAGAACCTTCGCAGTCAAAAGGTTTTTGCGGCGGCCGGGTTTGAATGGATCGAGTCGGTCGACGAGTCAGGGCTCGACTACTGGGCCAAACTCTTCGTTGCTCCCGACCCGCTTGGGCGCAAGGTTGCAGGTGTATAA
- a CDS encoding IclR family transcriptional regulator — protein sequence MTSPRAAAPAAHQILSIVTFLSTQRGPTAAASVASALGLPRSTVYRLLGVLVEHGYAIHYPEAQRYGVGIAAFELSSGFTRQEPLARLGAPILAALVDKIGESAHLAVLNGRDVVYLVEERAPHRPALITDVGVRLPSHVTASGRALLATLPAAQLRALFPNSEAFTVRTARDAYSLRDLRAVLARVRSNGFAAEDGDVTEGLASVAVAVRDHSGWPAAGIAVTFARDHIDPERWPDLAAEIRHYADELSRRIRGATA from the coding sequence ATGACAAGCCCTCGCGCGGCAGCGCCCGCGGCGCACCAGATTCTTTCGATCGTCACGTTTCTCTCCACCCAGCGCGGGCCGACGGCCGCGGCGTCGGTCGCGTCGGCGCTCGGGCTGCCTCGCTCGACGGTCTATCGGCTGCTCGGCGTTCTCGTGGAGCACGGGTACGCGATCCACTACCCCGAGGCGCAGCGATACGGCGTCGGCATCGCCGCCTTTGAGCTCAGCTCGGGATTCACGCGGCAGGAACCGTTGGCGCGTTTGGGGGCGCCCATTTTGGCCGCCCTCGTCGACAAGATCGGCGAAAGCGCCCACCTCGCCGTGCTGAACGGCCGCGACGTGGTCTACCTCGTCGAAGAGCGAGCCCCGCACCGGCCCGCGCTCATCACTGACGTCGGAGTGCGCTTGCCCAGCCACGTGACGGCGAGCGGGCGGGCATTGCTCGCGACGCTGCCGGCCGCGCAGCTGCGGGCCCTCTTTCCGAACTCCGAGGCGTTCACGGTGCGCACCGCGCGAGACGCGTATTCGCTGCGCGACCTGCGCGCAGTTCTGGCCCGGGTGCGCAGCAACGGATTCGCTGCCGAAGACGGAGACGTCACCGAGGGGCTGGCATCCGTCGCCGTCGCCGTGCGCGATCACTCGGGCTGGCCGGCCGCGGGCATCGCCGTCACGTTTGCGCGCGACCACATCGACCCCGAGCGCTGGCCGGACTTGGCCGCCGAGATACGCCACTACGCCGACGAGCTCTCGCGGCGCATTCGGGGCGCGACGGCCTGA
- the hutH gene encoding histidine ammonia-lyase, with product MTTTISPAVVLGAGAPSIDEVVRIARFGAAVTLADDALSGMATTRSIVEHLADDPEPHYGISTGFGALATTFITAERRRQLQQSLVRSHAAGSGREVETEVTRALMTLRLCTLLTARTGIRPLVAETYAAVLNAGITPVVFEYGSLGCSGDLAPLAHCALALMGEGTVRTRDGELVDASAALAEAGITPVVLAEKEGLALINGTDGMLGMLALAITALDRLMTTADISAAMSVEALLGTDAVFAADLQALRPQFGQSVSARNIARMLAYSPLVASHKGPECTRVQDAYSLRCAPQVHGAARDTIAHARLVAERELASAIDNPVVTLDGRVESNGNFHGAPVAYVLDFLAIVVADVASMSERRIDRMLDPRRNEGLPPFLAHEIGVDSGLMIAQYTAAGIVSELKRLAAPASVDSIPSSAMQEDHVSMGWAAGRKLRIAIDGLAQVLAIEVMTASRALDLRAPLLAGPATGAVRDRVRTVVAGPGADRYLAPEIAAVVELVADGSVLAAASTELGALE from the coding sequence ATGACCACCACGATTTCCCCCGCCGTCGTTCTCGGCGCGGGCGCCCCGTCGATCGACGAGGTCGTTCGCATCGCCCGGTTCGGTGCGGCAGTGACCCTCGCCGACGACGCGCTCAGCGGCATGGCGACAACGCGCTCGATCGTCGAGCATCTCGCCGACGACCCCGAACCGCACTACGGCATCTCCACCGGCTTCGGCGCCTTGGCGACCACGTTCATCACGGCGGAGCGACGGCGGCAGCTGCAGCAGAGCCTCGTGCGATCGCACGCCGCCGGCTCGGGGCGCGAGGTCGAAACCGAGGTGACGCGTGCGCTGATGACGCTGCGGCTCTGCACGCTGCTGACGGCTCGCACGGGCATCCGCCCGCTCGTCGCCGAGACCTACGCCGCGGTACTCAACGCGGGCATCACCCCCGTCGTCTTCGAATACGGCTCGCTGGGCTGCTCGGGCGACCTGGCGCCGCTGGCGCACTGCGCCCTGGCGCTGATGGGCGAGGGCACCGTTCGCACCCGCGACGGCGAGCTGGTCGACGCGTCAGCGGCACTTGCCGAGGCCGGCATCACGCCCGTGGTTCTCGCCGAGAAAGAGGGGCTCGCGCTCATCAATGGCACCGACGGCATGCTCGGCATGCTGGCCCTCGCGATCACCGCCCTCGACCGGCTGATGACCACCGCCGACATCTCAGCGGCCATGAGCGTCGAAGCGCTGCTCGGAACCGACGCGGTCTTCGCGGCCGATCTTCAGGCGCTGCGCCCGCAGTTCGGCCAGAGCGTGTCGGCACGAAACATCGCCCGGATGCTCGCTTACTCGCCTCTCGTCGCGAGTCACAAGGGCCCCGAATGCACGCGCGTGCAAGACGCGTACTCGCTGCGCTGCGCGCCCCAAGTGCACGGCGCCGCGCGCGACACCATCGCTCACGCCCGCCTCGTGGCCGAGCGCGAACTCGCGTCGGCCATCGACAATCCCGTCGTGACGCTCGACGGCCGGGTCGAATCGAACGGCAACTTTCACGGCGCTCCCGTCGCCTACGTGCTCGACTTTCTCGCCATTGTCGTAGCGGATGTCGCGAGCATGTCAGAACGCCGCATCGACCGGATGCTCGACCCTCGCCGCAACGAAGGCCTGCCGCCGTTTCTCGCCCACGAGATCGGGGTCGACTCCGGGCTGATGATCGCTCAGTACACCGCGGCCGGCATCGTCTCGGAGCTGAAACGACTCGCGGCACCGGCGTCGGTCGACTCGATTCCCTCGTCGGCGATGCAAGAAGACCACGTATCGATGGGCTGGGCGGCCGGCCGCAAGCTGCGGATCGCTATCGACGGTCTCGCCCAGGTGCTGGCGATCGAGGTCATGACCGCCTCGCGGGCGCTCGATCTGCGCGCCCCGCTGCTGGCAGGGCCCGCAACCGGAGCCGTTCGCGACCGGGTCAGAACCGTGGTGGCCGGGCCTGGTGCCGACCGGTATCTCGCGCCCGAGATCGCCGCGGTCGTCGAACTCGTCGCCGACGGCTCCGTGCTGGCGGCCGCGAGCACGGAGCTCGGCGCGCTCGAGTGA